The genomic DNA TCCATTGATGACCATTTTCAAAGCCTGTGGATAATTGAAGCCAGGAAAAGGGTTGATAGGAAAGACCAATATTCACAGGTAATTTATGCGCGTATCGTGCTAGTTTTTTTGAAATATTGTGATCGCCAATAGCTTCAATTTTTAAGTTTAAGCCTTTGATGGGTGTTGCATATTCAATGCCTGCAAAAGGAATAATATGCGTATGCCGTTTTAGATTTTTTTGAAATATTTCGGGTGGATTGTAGGTACGTATAAATTTATGGGGATTTTTATAAAGATTATGTAATCCATAATGCCCCCAGATAAAACCCAAAGTGAAGTCCAAATCGTAATAACGTTTTGAAAGGGCTCCATAAAAACCTCTTAATTGAGGCGTGCCTAATCCATCAATAAAGCCCAAAGATGTTTCAGGGATAAAGGCTGATTCTTTGAAGAAACGTATTTTAGCGTCTAAATTACGATTATTGTCGTGTTTTTTGATTTTCCATAAATCTTGCGTGTTTGTATAATGAATGCTGCTTTGAAGCCAAGAAAAAGGCTGAATCATGAGATAGGATATAAAATTGGGATAAGCATAATTGCCACCCATCGAAACTACACCTTCTTCATGCATCCGTGCATTAGGGAGTTCAATAAGGCCTGTTTGTCCATTTCTGGACAAAGAAGGGGTGAATTCACCTTGATATGCAATAAGTGAAAAGGGCATAAGATTTATTAGCAATGAGATTGATAAGCGTATTTTTTTCATTGATGTGTTTGTTTTGCAATGATTTAGTTTAGAGTCACACTAGAGTAAGTTCTGCGAAGTTACAAGATGGATTTTATAAATGTGAACACGCGTTTAAAGCCCCCATATTGGTGGGGGCTTTGTTTTAATTAAAGTCGACTGCGTGATTTAAATGGATTCTCACCCCATTCATTTTTTAGTACGTCTGATGATGCTTCATATCCAATCTGGATTAACTTAAGCGTTTCTTCGTTTAATTTGTTAAAACCACGATAAAGGCCGCATGCAAATATTGTTTTAAAATACTCGGAATCAGGATTTGTAAAATCCTCTTCGGAAAAAAATCTATATTCCATTTCAGCGTTAGCACCGTTAAGGAGTGCGATGAGAAGCAATTTTTTTCTCTCTATAACTGGATATTGAGGTAAATCTTTATCATTTATATACATAAATTGTTCTTTTAACATAGGAACTGCTTTGTTAAAATTAATATTTTTTTGTGCTAATAATTCTATAATGCTGTAACGTTGGAAGTGATCCCAATTGTAGCATCCAAAATGTGCTGGATTGAGTGCTGCATGTGCTAATGTATTGTTTTCATCGAATCCTGCATTCCAAAATTTTTCAGATTTAATCGGTATCATGACTTTTAAAAATTTTTTTGTGCGTCTTAAATCTCCATGTGCTATCGATAGAATAAGTGGGTTAACATTAAATTTGTCATTTTCTAATTGATAAAAATCATTTGGTATATCTTTTTTACCGCGATGATATTTGCTTGAAATGGGTGTTGAAATAATACTTAATTTTTCTTTATCAGTTTCTTCTTTGACAATTAATCTTTGTTCTTCAGTAATATTTTCTTTTTTTATTTCATTAATGAGCTTTCGTTCTACGTCATCGAAGGCTTGTTCAGTTAATGTCAAAATTGTTTCAATGATCATATTTTTTTCATGCTTTGCGTGACTATTTGTGATTGTGCTGAAAAATAAGAACATGCCTAAAAATGATGTAATTAGCTTTGAGGTGAGCGTGGGTCTAAACTTATTTTTCATTATAAAATCCTTACGATGATAGTTATTGTTATTAAATAACGCTATATTCGTATTTTTTTTAAATTTATTGCTATATGAGGAAGAAAAAATTATGGTTTGTTGCTACAAGGCATCAAAAATGTAGTATTTTTTTTTATCAATCTACGGGATAATTTTTCTTTTCATGCTAAAAACTTGCCTGCACACTTTTGTTTTCCTGAACTCGTTGCTACGCTTCTCGCTTGTTCAGGGAAACGGCTGGATATTTGCAGGTTTTAGCAAAGGTTGTTTTTTGTCCCGTAGATTGAGTTTTTATAAAGTATTGTTGATATTTTAAGCAGCTTCTAAACTTGCTCTTAGTGCATTCTTAAGTTTTTCATGTCCTTCTTGGAAGGCTGCATATATTTCTGGATTTAAATTGTCATAGCCGTATATTTCGCCATATACGTGCATTATGTGAAAGCTTTTTGTTCGGGGTGCTTTAAGTCTACTATATTCAATAAAAGATGCATCATTTTGTGGATGTTGCGCATCAAAAAGTGCTGCTATTTCAGTTATTTTTTGTTTTTGTGTTGTGTATTTTTTGTCTAAATATTGAAGCTCATTATAGGCAGTTTCTGGTGTTATATTGAAATGAATTTTTTTATTTATCAAAAGTTGGACGATAGCATAACGATCCAATGAATTTAATTCATCGTCACTTATAAAACTTTCAGCATCTATAGCGACGTCCGCGAGTGTATATGGTTCTTGTTTATCAGAATCGGAATCATAAACGGAAACCCATAAATTTTCATCGTTCACATTGTCGATAATTTCTAAAAATTTTGTTACACGACGTATATCGCCATTTCCAATCGCTAAAGCTAAGGCATTAATATTGTTGTTGTTTTGTTCGAATACAAAATTAAATTTGCTTGAAATAATCTTTATTTTTTCTTCAGTTGTTGCGGCTCTATCAAAATTAGCCTCTTTCACTTGTAAAATATATTCAATAATATTATTGTTGTTGTTTTCAGCATGAATATTGAATATTGCGCTAAAAATTAGCCACATTCCTGAAAGTATAATGATCAGATTTTTATTGAGGGAAGAGAAAAGGTTTTTTTTCATCGTAAAACTCCTTATTGCGACACACAATAATTTATTATCCTCTTTTTATTTTTTTTGTACAAATGATAAATTTTTCATTTTTTTAGGTAATTTGCGATTGAGGTGTATATTGTTATTCTTTAAAATAATCCAAATATTGTTGTGCTAAATTTTGATAATGTTTGGCGGAATGTGAAATATGTAAGGATTCAGCTTCGGTTAAAAAACGCATGAATTTTGCGGGGCTGCCAGCCCATAATTCACCTTTAGGAATGCGTTTGCCGGGCGTTACAAGTGCTCCTGCTGCAATCATGGCACCTTTTTCAACATAGACTTTATCGAGTAGAGTTGCACCCATTCCAATGAAACACTCATCTTCCAATGTGCAATCATGCAAAAGCGCTGCGTGTCCTATGGTTACGTTTTGACCAATATGAGTGCCGAGTCCACCCGTGGTTACATGAATGATTGTGCCATCTTGGATATTGGTGCCTTCACCCACCGAAATTTCATGGACGTCGCCGCGTAAAACGCAATTGAACCATATGTTTGCATGATCACCAATAGTGACTTTACCGATGATTTGCGCAGTAGGTGCTAAGAAAACATTTTCACCAATATTTGGATATATATTTTTGTAAGGAAGGATAAGCGCTTCATTTTTTTTCATTTATTGTCTTTCGTAATGATGTATTTAAATTTGACATGATCTGCGATCATGCATTTTAATCTGGACCCTGGATCTATAGTTGTTTAACTTCATAAGGATACATCGTCATTCCTTGCTCACGTATGAAGAATACGCATCGCGCGTCATTTCTTGTCTGCTTATAAAGTTAAACAACTATACGTATGAAGTTGCGCTTCAACTTGTCCAGGGAAACAAGAGTGTTTGTTTATCTAATTAGTGCATTCATTCTTAAATGAAACTCGCTGCTGTGAGACGAGTGATAGAAGGTTCGGCACGGAAGACCGGAGTGTATCCTTATATACATGAGGATCTGAGTACCGAAACGACGCATCAATCGACCGCAGCAGTAGAGTTTTAATGTTGGAGGACATATGTCCCCGGCGCATCCATCAACGCCGGATATCCTTTTTCAGGCGCCCCCATTCTGGGTAAATCATGTGGACCTTCAGAATGTTTATTTAACCATTCTGCAAAGGGAATCCACCAAGATCCTTCTTGAGTTGGGGTTAAGTTTTTCCAAGCTTCGGGTTCTATATATGTATGATTGTTTTTAGCCCTGACCGATAAACGATAACTTCTTTTTCGGTGTCCTGATTTTGTTATAGGCGGGCTTACAATACCTGCATTATGACCACCTGTTGTGAGTAAAAATGTAATTTCAGGAAAAGTATAAGCATGTATTTTGTAAACTGATT from Alphaproteobacteria bacterium includes the following:
- a CDS encoding gamma carbonic anhydrase family protein; this encodes MKKNEALILPYKNIYPNIGENVFLAPTAQIIGKVTIGDHANIWFNCVLRGDVHEISVGEGTNIQDGTIIHVTTGGLGTHIGQNVTIGHAALLHDCTLEDECFIGMGATLLDKVYVEKGAMIAAGALVTPGKRIPKGELWAGSPAKFMRFLTEAESLHISHSAKHYQNLAQQYLDYFKE